A stretch of Fibrobacter succinogenes DNA encodes these proteins:
- a CDS encoding GSCFA domain-containing protein: protein MNFFTKIDIPAFSWQIDYKSRLAFFGSCFADNISAQFASRKFKVLANPFGTVYNPLSLAKQIKAIADGKLFDEEDVFQDMRLGNHADSEHCGASWHCWDAHGSLSAKTREECIAKLNNAATQAREFLQKADVVFITFGTAFVYFLKSTCENGESSNETTRGQVVSNCHRQNPRLFERQMISVDEAATAIREIVEGLCKIKNDRILRPKFNGSPTQRPQQEKMDSLPSVENDCVEKDHSTENRKSESHEFHIVFTVSPLRHMSDGAHNNTLSKATLQLAINKVIQEIDEANQTCASRNTTVTNPGQSQQNPAFVEHFPSYEIVMDELRDYRFYDSDMIHLSKTAEEYIFERMAETYCNEKTREDIKQVEKFLKSANHRIQDANSPATAAFLQKLHAEAARLESQIAGLKLRL from the coding sequence ATGAACTTTTTCACGAAAATTGATATTCCCGCGTTCAGTTGGCAAATTGATTACAAATCGCGACTCGCTTTTTTCGGATCGTGTTTTGCGGACAATATTTCGGCACAATTTGCATCGCGGAAATTTAAAGTTTTGGCTAATCCGTTCGGGACGGTGTACAATCCGCTTTCGTTGGCGAAACAGATCAAGGCTATCGCCGACGGGAAACTGTTCGACGAAGAAGATGTTTTTCAGGACATGCGTCTTGGAAATCATGCGGACTCCGAACACTGCGGCGCATCTTGGCATTGCTGGGATGCCCATGGATCGCTTTCTGCCAAGACTCGCGAGGAATGCATTGCCAAGCTGAATAACGCAGCAACGCAAGCACGTGAATTTTTGCAAAAGGCCGATGTTGTATTCATCACGTTCGGGACTGCCTTCGTGTACTTTTTGAAATCAACTTGTGAAAATGGAGAAAGTTCAAACGAGACAACACGCGGACAGGTGGTTTCAAATTGCCACAGGCAAAATCCGAGATTATTTGAGCGCCAGATGATTTCGGTGGATGAAGCCGCGACGGCAATTCGTGAAATTGTGGAAGGATTATGCAAGATTAAAAATGACAGGATCCTTCGACCAAAATTTAATGGATCCCCTACGCAAAGGCCGCAACAAGAAAAGATGGATTCCCTCCCTTCGGTCGAGAATGACTGCGTTGAAAAAGACCATTCAACGGAAAACAGGAAAAGCGAAAGTCACGAATTTCATATCGTCTTTACGGTTTCGCCGTTACGGCACATGAGCGATGGCGCGCACAACAACACGCTTTCGAAGGCAACGCTGCAACTTGCAATTAATAAAGTCATTCAAGAGATTGACGAGGCGAACCAAACATGCGCTTCGCGCAACACCACAGTAACAAATCCGGGGCAGTCTCAACAAAATCCAGCGTTTGTCGAACACTTCCCGAGTTACGAGATTGTGATGGACGAGTTGCGCGACTACCGCTTTTACGACAGCGACATGATTCACTTGTCCAAAACCGCCGAAGAATATATTTTCGAGCGCATGGCAGAAACTTATTGCAATGAGAAAACACGCGAAGACATCAAGCAAGTCGAAAAGTTCTTGAAAAGCGCGAATCACCGCATACAGGATGCCAATTCACCCGCCACAGCGGCGTTTCTGCAAAAGCTACACGCAGAAGCAGCAAGACTTGAAAGCCAAATTGCGGGACTAAAACTAAGACTCTGA
- a CDS encoding FISUMP domain-containing protein, with the protein MNYSKISGQSVCKMAMLLAFVFAACSENNGPVAGGTVEETGLEKISLIGRAMRLSPADKDKVFGGWSSTAKMGSIIRMAELDSVTFDTTGVVYYTECVNSSGEFSFDSVSLNSPYVMFELAPYAENPVYWSWNGVWSFDDYNASEGVYVATYSVIVDVRETRDIDINAMTYLESARILSLVKRGKRFAEAKRQADKELLDDLGMYGDSFDFDKTSYVENKNHLFVLDYIEEMLFQWSEKNSTLLITQAFANMGSLSAVDSIKQFLVEKIYWMKNSEEFSDSVKNVLYNIVAGMHGLGRCTAQNEGKGVEVFGNPDRYMNVYCLSGQWTVLNGRYKMAEIVPTTIGTLVDSRDGMVYKTVTFDIDGLPQTWMAENLRYRDENVQPMNYFDPHYVSLRQKSRNFDFLEYVASLDSAYWNTVSVYKEPELVGYDSLKVEGEHFRGICPEGWHVPTLKEWSRLLYLLEQATGGCANYGCSDDFVENEYLGYHASKYLPQVGFGDYSYESFAFVVQSTDRWELKAIEMAGWNVEVMYGWDTYLWPYGYFSFRCVQD; encoded by the coding sequence ATGAATTACTCAAAAATTAGCGGACAGTCTGTCTGCAAAATGGCGATGCTGCTCGCCTTTGTGTTCGCAGCGTGCTCGGAAAATAATGGCCCTGTTGCCGGTGGTACTGTCGAAGAAACTGGTTTGGAAAAAATTTCCCTTATTGGGCGTGCAATGCGGTTATCGCCTGCAGACAAAGATAAAGTGTTTGGGGGGTGGAGCAGTACTGCTAAAATGGGCTCCATCATAAGAATGGCTGAACTCGATTCTGTTACGTTCGATACGACTGGTGTTGTTTATTATACAGAATGTGTAAATTCATCGGGAGAATTTAGCTTTGATAGTGTTTCGCTAAATAGTCCGTATGTTATGTTTGAACTTGCTCCTTACGCAGAAAATCCTGTGTATTGGTCTTGGAATGGTGTTTGGTCTTTTGATGATTATAATGCTTCGGAAGGGGTGTATGTGGCGACATATAGTGTCATTGTTGATGTTCGAGAAACGAGAGATATTGACATTAATGCAATGACTTATTTGGAATCGGCTCGTATACTTTCTTTAGTGAAGCGGGGAAAGCGTTTTGCTGAAGCTAAGCGTCAGGCTGATAAGGAACTTCTTGATGATTTGGGTATGTATGGAGATTCCTTTGATTTTGATAAGACTTCGTACGTTGAAAATAAAAATCATTTGTTCGTTTTAGATTACATTGAGGAAATGCTTTTTCAGTGGTCTGAAAAAAATTCAACGTTGTTGATTACTCAAGCGTTTGCCAATATGGGATCTTTGTCTGCGGTAGATTCTATAAAACAATTCTTGGTCGAAAAAATTTATTGGATGAAGAACAGCGAAGAATTTTCTGATAGTGTTAAGAATGTTTTGTATAACATTGTGGCTGGAATGCATGGACTTGGAAGATGTACTGCTCAAAATGAGGGGAAAGGTGTAGAAGTCTTTGGAAATCCGGATCGCTATATGAATGTTTACTGTTTGTCTGGGCAATGGACTGTTTTGAATGGTCGCTATAAAATGGCGGAAATAGTGCCTACTACAATAGGAACGTTGGTTGATAGTCGTGATGGCATGGTATATAAAACAGTGACGTTTGATATTGATGGTCTGCCTCAAACTTGGATGGCCGAAAACTTGAGATATCGTGATGAAAACGTCCAGCCGATGAATTACTTTGATCCGCACTATGTTTCTTTGCGTCAAAAATCACGTAATTTTGACTTTTTAGAGTATGTTGCTTCTTTGGATTCTGCATATTGGAATACGGTGTCTGTATATAAGGAACCTGAATTGGTTGGCTATGATTCGTTGAAAGTTGAGGGGGAACATTTCCGGGGAATATGTCCAGAAGGGTGGCATGTCCCGACTTTGAAAGAATGGTCTCGTTTGCTGTATCTTTTGGAACAAGCGACGGGTGGTTGTGCTAATTATGGTTGTAGTGATGATTTCGTTGAAAATGAATATTTGGGTTATCATGCGTCGAAGTATTTACCCCAGGTTGGATTTGGAGATTATTCCTATGAATCTTTCGCCTTTGTAGTCCAATCAACGGATCGATGGGAGTTGAAAGCTATTGAAATGGCGGGTTGGAATGTTGAGGTGATGTATGGTTGGGATACGTATCTGTGGCCTTATGGCTATTTCTCCTTCCGTTGTGTTCAGGACTAA
- a CDS encoding FISUMP domain-containing protein, whose product MNNLNRNTLVRDFIGAVFCLMMAFALLMMYSGCSEDNSPINGAHGGAAEEQGVYALAGRAGDVYPKVMGLDGLDSVSGINDGRLEVPEGTVVAVYELNPLTLEPNGRVFLDTIDNGEGRFAFENIFLGSPYVLIEIRDSCIAFDCQERGVWGSSSYQTYVEVPCESVIDSSWGGIWPTDCGILDSTKYPVSLGAIVDVRNYQESGSSKISINTLSYLKIPLLKKYFAEGMSFAAAGKKAEQEILENFGIYEDLGEFENAENVNGELSYVLRMIVRIITLGDAFVYNFPIPFDRYYYITFAAANAFGSDMEQVYLNKIKMLDYGIGYYLQEIGVGRCTESRENEVYKILGHEYMSVVCRSGKWKPGRKKLEYSSGVMTDARDGKTYKTVTYNWGDITQTWMAENLNYTDATSSKTCWDGDSSCDYGRYYTWRTAMDLDWSSIKMTSRIHEFIWNDADSTYKDKWETVAVEDMCLKKGYLEGASDSVKYAYCYVKSPDGKCVANDTADNVYSYCYRKYDGCHLDLSESVFRTKPVAYRGVCPEGWRIPNKEDWEILGQNVAARGASFTDVYGSGFGYTAPMSDVRYALVPSENDVGRISFTAFVGSENVSIDMYMNFTDAPRNALPFFVLNNEMFVRCIKN is encoded by the coding sequence ATGAATAACTTAAATCGTAACACGCTTGTGCGTGATTTCATCGGGGCGGTGTTCTGCTTGATGATGGCGTTTGCTCTTCTCATGATGTATTCGGGTTGCTCCGAAGACAATTCTCCGATAAACGGTGCTCATGGTGGTGCCGCCGAAGAACAGGGCGTGTATGCTTTGGCGGGGCGAGCTGGCGATGTGTATCCTAAAGTGATGGGATTGGATGGGCTTGACTCAGTTTCTGGAATTAATGATGGACGTTTGGAGGTACCTGAAGGAACTGTCGTCGCTGTTTACGAATTGAATCCCCTAACTCTTGAACCGAATGGTCGTGTTTTTTTGGATACCATCGACAATGGTGAAGGTCGTTTTGCGTTTGAAAATATTTTTTTGGGTAGCCCGTATGTATTGATTGAAATACGGGATTCTTGCATTGCGTTTGATTGTCAAGAACGTGGTGTGTGGGGCTCTTCGTCTTATCAAACGTATGTTGAAGTTCCATGCGAATCCGTGATTGATTCCTCTTGGGGAGGAATTTGGCCTACCGATTGTGGCATTTTGGATTCTACCAAATATCCGGTTTCTTTAGGCGCTATAGTTGATGTACGGAATTACCAAGAATCAGGTTCTTCGAAAATAAGCATTAACACATTAAGTTATCTGAAAATCCCGTTGTTGAAGAAATACTTTGCCGAAGGGATGTCTTTTGCTGCGGCGGGTAAAAAGGCGGAACAAGAAATCTTGGAAAACTTTGGCATTTATGAAGATTTGGGAGAATTTGAAAATGCTGAAAATGTAAATGGTGAATTGTCTTATGTTTTGCGGATGATTGTTCGAATTATAACTCTTGGTGATGCTTTCGTTTATAATTTTCCGATACCTTTTGATCGTTATTATTACATAACTTTTGCCGCAGCCAATGCTTTTGGGAGTGACATGGAGCAGGTTTATTTGAATAAGATAAAGATGCTTGATTATGGAATAGGCTATTATTTACAAGAAATTGGTGTTGGTCGATGCACAGAATCTCGTGAAAATGAAGTCTATAAAATACTAGGGCATGAGTATATGTCGGTTGTTTGCCGTTCCGGTAAGTGGAAACCGGGGCGTAAAAAGTTAGAATACTCTAGCGGAGTGATGACGGACGCGCGCGATGGCAAAACATATAAGACTGTCACGTATAATTGGGGCGATATTACGCAGACGTGGATGGCCGAAAATCTGAACTATACAGATGCGACATCTAGTAAAACGTGCTGGGATGGTGATTCTTCTTGTGATTATGGCCGTTATTATACGTGGCGAACTGCGATGGATTTGGATTGGTCTTCTATAAAAATGACGTCTCGTATTCATGAATTTATATGGAATGATGCCGACAGTACTTATAAGGATAAATGGGAAACCGTGGCTGTAGAGGATATGTGTTTGAAGAAAGGTTATCTTGAAGGCGCAAGTGATAGTGTAAAGTATGCTTATTGCTATGTAAAATCACCGGATGGCAAATGTGTGGCTAATGATACCGCAGATAACGTTTACAGTTATTGTTATAGAAAGTATGATGGTTGTCACTTGGATTTGTCGGAATCTGTTTTCCGAACAAAGCCTGTTGCTTATCGCGGTGTGTGCCCGGAAGGATGGAGAATCCCCAATAAGGAAGATTGGGAAATCTTGGGGCAAAATGTTGCCGCACGAGGAGCCTCGTTTACCGATGTCTATGGAAGCGGTTTCGGATATACTGCGCCGATGAGCGACGTCAGGTATGCTTTGGTTCCTAGCGAGAATGATGTAGGCCGTATCTCCTTTACGGCTTTTGTTGGAAGTGAGAACGTTTCTATAGATATGTATATGAATTTTACAGATGCTCCTAGGAATGCACTCCCGTTCTTTGTGCTAAATAATGAAATGTTTGTTCGCTGCATCAAAAATTGA
- a CDS encoding FISUMP domain-containing protein — translation MKFPRRNSLVSDFIGAAFCLFMAFALVMMYAGCSEDVDRSPLARDGGSTEETALLENITVKGLAMVSPRYESLDSTQLEFALGGVRKGSIVTLYELDSLSLDTTGVAYADTIDNDEGLFNIQVEALKSPYVLIAADMGKIVNVNDQGIGYSENNRVFRAVADVRDSAPIVVDVISDLLYARVRFLVKLDVDFVQAMDRAKRELFDAIGVYDVVPDYKDLESLDYYAMLSVIDAIGLRSGVDVFAQRGSFAEYQWLSSKITDKTTELIRVLSIPQAFYDGMGARGARMYQTIKLYEKYLAGILSAMIGVGRCTTSLEGQVLGIPDSIRNMKEFKIVCRSESWHLTFDKHVSHSFGTMTDARDGRTYKTVTIDFGEKTATWMAENLNYNGAMLDTTYCYDDKAENCEIFGRQYDWHTAVGLGKSVLRNWSYVNMDACRDALSDIYMRKDSQPYDSAYVQRCIEHFENTDPLAKEKCESYGYGENVDTVFFNQWITEMCNAYMGPNNWHVYLSNVDLDSIAVSQGVCPGGWRIPTFDDWEEFFKIIEDEWGKIDVGTYLMATPSIEEPFGLGIYNTAKAELDEEYGMRVGVENSTYLFIPTNSERSRRFSLSFIGYTFNIYNVMALSSYYRRMFVRCIKN, via the coding sequence ATGAAGTTTCCAAGACGAAATTCGTTGGTGAGTGATTTTATTGGAGCGGCGTTCTGTTTGTTTATGGCGTTTGCTCTGGTCATGATGTATGCGGGCTGCTCCGAAGATGTTGATCGGTCTCCGTTGGCGCGTGACGGTGGTTCTACGGAAGAAACGGCTTTGCTTGAAAATATTACGGTAAAAGGCTTGGCAATGGTGAGCCCGCGGTATGAATCTCTGGATAGTACGCAATTGGAGTTTGCTTTGGGTGGAGTGCGTAAAGGCTCTATAGTGACCCTTTACGAATTGGATTCTCTTTCGTTGGATACAACGGGAGTTGCTTATGCGGATACTATCGACAATGATGAAGGGCTCTTTAATATTCAAGTGGAGGCGTTGAAATCCCCGTATGTGTTGATAGCGGCTGATATGGGGAAAATCGTGAATGTGAATGATCAAGGTATTGGCTATAGCGAAAATAATCGTGTTTTTAGAGCCGTTGCTGATGTTCGTGATAGTGCCCCTATTGTTGTTGACGTGATTTCTGATTTGTTGTATGCTCGCGTTCGTTTTTTGGTTAAATTGGATGTTGATTTTGTACAGGCGATGGATCGAGCAAAACGTGAATTGTTTGATGCGATTGGGGTCTATGATGTGGTTCCAGATTATAAAGATTTGGAAAGTCTAGATTATTATGCGATGTTGTCTGTGATTGATGCTATTGGCCTCCGTTCGGGAGTTGATGTTTTTGCGCAAAGGGGATCTTTTGCGGAATATCAATGGTTAAGTAGTAAGATTACTGATAAAACAACTGAATTGATAAGGGTGCTGAGTATTCCGCAGGCTTTCTATGACGGAATGGGGGCTCGGGGCGCTAGAATGTATCAAACGATAAAACTTTACGAAAAATATCTTGCAGGAATTTTATCTGCAATGATAGGGGTGGGGCGTTGCACGACGTCGTTAGAAGGGCAAGTGCTTGGTATTCCCGATAGTATTAGAAATATGAAAGAATTCAAAATTGTTTGTCGCTCGGAAAGTTGGCACTTGACTTTTGATAAACATGTAAGTCATTCGTTTGGGACGATGACGGATGCTCGTGATGGAAGAACGTACAAGACGGTAACAATTGATTTTGGTGAAAAAACGGCGACTTGGATGGCCGAAAACTTGAATTACAATGGCGCTATGCTTGATACTACATATTGCTATGACGATAAAGCTGAAAATTGTGAAATCTTTGGCCGTCAGTATGATTGGCACACGGCGGTGGGATTAGGCAAATCTGTTTTGCGGAATTGGTCGTATGTGAATATGGATGCATGTCGGGATGCGTTGTCAGATATATATATGAGGAAAGATTCACAACCTTATGATTCTGCATATGTTCAAAGATGTATAGAACATTTTGAAAATACGGATCCGTTGGCCAAGGAAAAGTGTGAGTCTTATGGTTATGGTGAGAATGTAGATACGGTATTTTTTAATCAGTGGATTACTGAAATGTGTAATGCTTATATGGGGCCGAATAATTGGCATGTTTATTTGTCTAATGTTGATTTAGATAGCATTGCTGTGAGTCAGGGCGTTTGCCCTGGGGGTTGGCGAATCCCCACTTTCGATGATTGGGAAGAGTTCTTTAAAATTATCGAAGACGAATGGGGTAAAATTGATGTGGGCACGTATCTCATGGCGACTCCGTCAATCGAAGAGCCGTTTGGACTGGGTATATACAATACGGCTAAAGCGGAACTGGATGAAGAATATGGAATGCGGGTTGGTGTAGAGAATAGTACGTATTTGTTTATTCCTACGAATAGCGAAAGATCAAGACGCTTTAGCCTCTCTTTCATAGGGTATACGTTCAATATTTATAACGTTATGGCGTTATCAAGTTATTATCGGAGGATGTTTGTCCGCTGCATCAAGAATTGA
- a CDS encoding TIGR02147 family protein, producing the protein MKDVLEYTNYHQYIADYYAEKKAKSAFTWQTFTRAAGFSSPVFLKYVSEGRSNLSEDTAYQVANAMGLAGYEQEYFAEMVKFDHAKTDDEKKSAFNRMLAIADVHKVRIIEGDSFRYFESWKNPVLRELAPSMPGAKPLALARACRPKISAAEVSESLSFLVKANLLQKDKSGNYVQTEKSVTTGPMDVTPVAVRGMHRQMGEFALDAIEGVPQNERHFSGLTLGITQSAYDEIVQEIAEFRKRIVAIATRDDDADEVYRLNVQFFPMTKKSVNKD; encoded by the coding sequence ATGAAGGATGTACTAGAGTACACGAACTATCACCAGTACATCGCAGATTACTATGCCGAAAAAAAGGCGAAATCTGCGTTTACTTGGCAAACTTTTACGCGAGCGGCGGGCTTCTCGTCGCCTGTGTTCCTGAAATACGTGAGCGAAGGCCGCTCGAATCTGAGCGAAGATACTGCGTATCAAGTAGCCAATGCCATGGGGCTTGCTGGCTACGAACAAGAATATTTTGCCGAAATGGTCAAGTTCGACCATGCCAAAACGGATGATGAAAAAAAATCTGCGTTCAACAGGATGCTTGCCATTGCCGATGTTCATAAAGTCAGAATTATTGAAGGTGATTCTTTCCGCTATTTCGAAAGCTGGAAAAATCCGGTGCTCCGCGAACTTGCTCCTTCAATGCCGGGGGCTAAGCCCCTGGCACTTGCCCGTGCTTGCCGCCCCAAAATTTCTGCTGCAGAAGTCAGCGAATCGCTCAGCTTTTTGGTCAAGGCCAATTTGCTTCAAAAGGACAAAAGCGGAAATTACGTACAGACTGAAAAATCTGTGACTACCGGCCCCATGGACGTGACGCCCGTGGCTGTTCGCGGAATGCATCGTCAAATGGGTGAATTTGCGCTTGATGCCATTGAAGGCGTGCCGCAAAATGAACGCCATTTCTCGGGCCTTACGCTTGGCATTACTCAAAGCGCCTACGATGAAATTGTTCAAGAAATTGCGGAATTTCGTAAAAGGATTGTAGCGATTGCAACAAGGGATGATGATGCGGATGAAGTTTATCGCTTGAACGTGCAGTTTTTCCCGATGACAAAAAAGAGTGTTAATAAGGATTAG
- a CDS encoding TIGR02147 family protein, translating into MKEILEYTSYRQYIADYYADKKAKSAFTWQEFADEAGFSSRVYLKYVSEGRFNLSETATVRVAEAMRLVDYEREYFAEMVRFDHAKTDAEKKAAFNNMLAIGDAHKAKILEGDSFRFFESWKNPVIRELAPSMPGAKPLALAHACRPEITAAEVSDVLNFLVKGGFLEKNDEGNYVQTNKSLTTGRMEVTPLAVRTMHRQMGELALEAIEGVDQDKRNFSGVTFGITKEGYDEIVQEIADCRKRVVAIARKNAATDEVYRLNMQLFPLTQKQDLKK; encoded by the coding sequence ATGAAAGAAATATTGGAATATACGAGCTATCGCCAGTATATTGCGGATTACTACGCCGATAAAAAAGCGAAATCTGCGTTTACTTGGCAAGAGTTCGCTGACGAAGCCGGATTCTCTTCACGTGTTTATCTGAAATACGTGAGTGAAGGCCGCTTTAACTTGAGCGAAACGGCGACAGTTCGCGTTGCAGAGGCCATGCGCTTGGTGGACTACGAACGTGAATATTTCGCGGAAATGGTCCGGTTCGACCATGCGAAAACGGATGCCGAAAAGAAGGCCGCCTTTAACAACATGCTTGCCATTGGTGATGCGCACAAGGCTAAAATCTTGGAAGGCGATTCGTTCCGCTTTTTTGAAAGCTGGAAAAATCCCGTTATCCGTGAACTCGCTCCATCAATGCCTGGCGCAAAACCGCTTGCGCTTGCTCATGCCTGCCGTCCAGAAATTACCGCCGCCGAAGTCAGCGATGTGCTGAACTTTTTGGTCAAGGGCGGATTCCTTGAAAAAAATGACGAAGGCAACTATGTGCAAACGAATAAATCCTTGACGACGGGGCGCATGGAAGTGACGCCGTTGGCGGTCCGCACGATGCACCGTCAAATGGGCGAACTCGCGCTCGAAGCGATCGAGGGTGTGGATCAGGATAAACGAAATTTCTCCGGTGTCACGTTTGGCATCACTAAAGAAGGCTACGATGAAATCGTGCAAGAAATTGCCGATTGCCGTAAAAGGGTCGTAGCCATTGCGAGAAAAAATGCCGCCACGGACGAAGTTTATCGTCTGAATATGCAGCTTTTCCCGCTGACGCAAAAACAAGATTTAAAAAAATAA
- a CDS encoding TIGR02147 family protein encodes MKDILEYRDYRQYIADYYADRKAKSAFSWQEFATAAGFSSPVYLKYVSEGRFNLSEEAAIRTARSMHLADFECDFFVEMVKFCHAKTDDEKRSAFSNMLSIAESRKMKILEGESFRFFEDWKNPVLRELAPAMPGAKPLALAHACREKISAAEVSETLNFLVKADLLKKDKDGNYEQTDKVVTTGPMEVTPLAVRGMHRQMGEFALDAIEGVPQDERHFSGLTLGITREAYQEIVQKIAEFRKEIIEIATREPATDEVYRLNVQFFPMTNKSLNKKD; translated from the coding sequence ATGAAAGATATACTTGAATACAGGGACTACCGCCAGTATATCGCAGACTACTATGCCGATCGAAAGGCTAAGTCTGCGTTTTCTTGGCAGGAGTTCGCTACTGCGGCGGGTTTCTCGTCGCCGGTTTACCTTAAATATGTGAGCGAAGGTCGCTTCAACTTGAGTGAGGAAGCTGCGATTCGCACGGCGCGTTCCATGCATCTCGCTGATTTCGAATGCGACTTCTTTGTGGAAATGGTCAAGTTTTGCCATGCAAAGACCGATGACGAAAAACGTTCTGCGTTCAGCAATATGCTCTCTATTGCAGAATCTCGCAAAATGAAAATTCTGGAGGGCGAGTCTTTCCGCTTTTTCGAAGACTGGAAAAATCCGGTGCTCCGCGAACTCGCTCCCGCGATGCCAGGTGCGAAGCCTTTGGCTCTTGCTCATGCCTGTCGTGAAAAAATCAGTGCTGCCGAAGTGAGCGAGACTTTGAATTTCTTGGTCAAGGCGGACCTTCTGAAAAAAGACAAAGACGGAAATTACGAACAAACGGATAAAGTCGTGACGACCGGTCCGATGGAAGTGACTCCACTGGCGGTTCGCGGAATGCATCGCCAAATGGGAGAATTCGCGTTGGACGCTATCGAGGGCGTGCCGCAGGACGAACGCCATTTCTCGGGCCTTACGCTTGGCATTACCCGTGAGGCTTATCAGGAAATCGTGCAGAAAATAGCTGAGTTCCGTAAAGAAATCATCGAGATTGCAACACGTGAACCTGCAACAGACGAAGTTTACCGTCTGAACGTGCAGTTCTTCCCGATGACAAATAAAAGTTTAAATAAAAAGGATTAA